A single window of Leeuwenhoekiella sp. MAR_2009_132 DNA harbors:
- the nusB gene encoding transcription antitermination factor NusB, translating into MLNRRHIRIKVMQALYALSQSENQDLIKEEKFMNASTAQMYDLYLVMVDLLVEIHAHAKDFLEKSQQKMLATESDKNPNLKFVNNKVLVSLAENELLQKELKKAKLNNWRLDSEYVVLIYESLIESEFFEEYMLKPETDFKEDRDFVIQFFTELVAPNDKLYEYLEDYRITWIDDLPVVNTTIIKRLSKLKPNSPESTILPKLYKDEEDRQYAKDLLLRTSRNDAEFEAEILGNTPNWDQDRIATLDKILIKMALCEFLKFASIPVKVTINEYLELSKEYSTPKSSIFINGVLDRLVKKYKLEGRLNKAGRGLIE; encoded by the coding sequence ATGCTCAATAGACGGCACATTCGCATAAAGGTAATGCAAGCGCTTTACGCCTTAAGTCAATCTGAAAACCAAGATTTGATTAAAGAAGAAAAATTTATGAATGCGAGTACGGCACAGATGTACGACTTGTATCTTGTAATGGTAGATTTACTGGTAGAAATTCACGCTCACGCGAAAGATTTTTTAGAGAAATCTCAACAAAAAATGTTAGCGACAGAGTCTGACAAAAATCCCAATCTAAAGTTTGTAAACAATAAGGTACTCGTAAGCCTTGCCGAAAATGAACTTCTTCAAAAAGAACTTAAAAAAGCAAAACTTAACAACTGGCGTTTAGATAGCGAGTATGTAGTTCTTATTTATGAGAGTCTTATAGAAAGTGAGTTCTTTGAAGAATATATGCTGAAGCCTGAAACCGACTTTAAAGAAGATCGGGATTTCGTTATTCAATTTTTTACAGAACTGGTAGCGCCTAACGATAAGTTATACGAGTATCTTGAAGATTACAGAATCACATGGATAGATGATTTACCAGTGGTAAATACGACGATCATTAAGCGACTTTCAAAATTAAAACCAAACTCTCCCGAATCTACTATCTTACCTAAATTGTATAAAGATGAAGAAGATCGCCAGTACGCAAAAGATTTGTTGCTGCGTACCTCTCGTAATGATGCGGAGTTTGAAGCAGAGATTTTAGGAAATACCCCAAACTGGGATCAGGATCGTATCGCAACACTGGATAAGATTTTAATAAAAATGGCATTGTGTGAATTTTTAAAATTTGCCTCAATACCGGTAAAGGTTACAATTAATGAATATTTAGAGCTTTCTAAAGAATATTCAACCCCTAAGAGTAGTATATTTATTAACGGTGTTTTAGATCGTCTTGTAAAAAAATACAAATTAGAAGGAAGGCTTAACAAAGCTGGCCGCGGGCTAATTGAGTAA
- a CDS encoding DEAD/DEAH box helicase has protein sequence MSDKAIGQDTDSGKELYSYQENDLDRIFTCIEESPDDFNLLYQLPTGGGKTVIFSEIVRRYIREKQKKVVILTHRIELSAQTSKMLKTFNVPNMVINSKVKTLEGNEDYMCYVAMVETLNNRLQDEQIDIKDIGLVIIDEAHYNSFRKLFSYFKDAFILGVTATPLSSNVKLPMKDNYRKLIIGESIGSLIEKGFLAKANMHTYDVGLKTLQVGINGDYTVKSSEILYTNQSMQEKLLAAYEEQAKGTKTLIFNNGINTSRYVYETFKEAGYDVRHLDNTHTNKERKQILKWFKHTPDAILTSVSILTTGFDEPSVETIILNRATRSLTLYFQMIGRGSRVLPDKKKFEVIDLGNNMARFGLWDAPMDWNDIFLYPDFYLENLVSDEEIERNFEYVMPPELRAEFSKSADISFDIKKEYEDVFAKGLKSKEALERSIDQHAKIVFENSEDIFDARILARELKDEIQYRIRLYSYCIMKNTKNYKNWLEEDYNRKLRLKLSQMYASVTATN, from the coding sequence TTGAGCGATAAGGCAATAGGACAGGACACAGACAGCGGCAAAGAACTATACAGTTATCAAGAAAATGATCTTGATCGAATTTTTACTTGTATAGAAGAATCTCCAGATGATTTTAATCTTTTATATCAACTTCCTACGGGTGGAGGTAAAACTGTTATTTTTTCGGAAATAGTACGTAGATACATTAGGGAAAAACAGAAAAAGGTGGTTATTCTAACACACCGGATAGAACTTTCTGCGCAAACTTCTAAGATGCTTAAAACATTTAATGTACCTAATATGGTCATTAATAGTAAAGTTAAAACCTTAGAAGGTAATGAAGATTATATGTGTTACGTTGCGATGGTTGAGACGTTAAATAACCGTTTGCAAGATGAACAAATAGACATAAAAGATATAGGTCTTGTCATTATAGATGAGGCGCATTACAATTCATTTAGAAAACTGTTTAGTTATTTTAAAGATGCATTTATATTAGGTGTTACGGCAACTCCTTTAAGTTCTAATGTGAAGTTACCTATGAAAGATAACTACCGCAAACTTATTATAGGAGAAAGCATAGGATCTTTAATAGAAAAAGGTTTTTTAGCGAAAGCTAACATGCATACCTATGATGTAGGACTTAAAACACTACAGGTAGGTATAAATGGAGATTATACCGTAAAATCTTCTGAAATTTTATATACCAATCAAAGCATGCAGGAAAAATTACTTGCAGCTTATGAAGAACAGGCAAAAGGTACTAAAACCCTAATCTTTAATAATGGTATTAATACCTCACGCTATGTCTATGAGACGTTTAAGGAAGCAGGGTATGATGTGAGGCATCTTGACAATACGCATACTAATAAAGAGCGAAAACAAATTTTAAAGTGGTTTAAGCATACACCAGATGCTATATTAACTTCTGTAAGTATATTAACGACCGGCTTTGATGAGCCATCTGTAGAAACGATTATCTTAAACAGAGCAACACGATCGCTTACCCTATATTTTCAAATGATAGGTAGGGGTTCACGTGTTCTACCCGATAAAAAGAAGTTTGAAGTTATTGATTTAGGAAATAATATGGCGCGTTTTGGTCTATGGGATGCACCTATGGACTGGAATGATATTTTCTTATATCCAGATTTTTATTTAGAAAATTTAGTAAGTGACGAAGAAATAGAGCGCAATTTTGAATATGTAATGCCTCCTGAGTTACGTGCAGAATTTAGTAAAAGTGCTGATATTTCTTTCGATATAAAGAAAGAATACGAAGATGTTTTTGCAAAAGGCTTAAAATCTAAGGAAGCTTTAGAACGTTCTATAGATCAACATGCAAAAATTGTTTTTGAGAATTCTGAAGACATTTTTGATGCTCGTATTCTGGCTCGTGAGCTTAAAGACGAAATACAATATAGAATACGCCTGTATTCTTACTGTATTATGAAAAATACAAAAAACTATAAAAATTGGTTAGAAGAAGATTACAACCGCAAGTTACGTTTGAAATTAAGTCAAATGTATGCCAGTGTTACAGCTACTAACTAA
- a CDS encoding DUF2490 domain-containing protein gives MSKFKIALLAILFYSFSNSAALYAQVGNSELGAWYSYFFSTGFGESGFGVMGDVQHRNYKVASDFQQLILRAGLTYKIKETPLKLVAGYSYFNSGTPGEDNSQTIENRYYQDVLWSQKIGTRISFNHRIRFEERFIQNQDFRTRYRYALNVRAPLNNKELVPNTLYLWAAGEVFINGQKQTGSGTVNLYDRTWLFSGLGYEINKPLRLELAYMREVTNTATKGQLIMSLFHNF, from the coding sequence ATGAGCAAATTTAAAATCGCCTTATTAGCAATTCTGTTTTATTCATTTTCTAACAGTGCTGCATTATATGCCCAGGTTGGTAATAGTGAACTTGGAGCCTGGTATAGTTATTTTTTTAGTACTGGCTTTGGTGAAAGTGGTTTTGGTGTGATGGGTGATGTACAGCATCGAAATTATAAGGTAGCTAGTGACTTTCAGCAATTAATATTAAGAGCGGGACTTACTTATAAGATCAAAGAAACACCTTTAAAACTTGTTGCCGGTTACTCGTATTTTAATTCTGGAACCCCGGGTGAAGATAATTCTCAAACAATAGAAAATAGATATTATCAAGACGTATTGTGGAGCCAAAAAATAGGAACTCGTATTTCCTTTAATCATCGTATTCGGTTTGAAGAGCGTTTTATTCAAAATCAAGATTTTAGAACGCGCTATCGTTACGCTTTGAATGTAAGAGCACCCTTAAATAATAAGGAGCTTGTGCCTAATACGCTCTATTTGTGGGCTGCCGGAGAGGTTTTTATAAATGGTCAAAAACAGACGGGTTCTGGCACTGTAAATCTATATGACCGAACCTGGTTGTTTAGCGGTTTAGGGTATGAAATAAATAAGCCTTTACGTTTAGAGCTCGCTTATATGCGTGAAGTTACTAATACAGCTACTAAGGGTCAGTTAATTATGAGTTTATTCCATAATTTTTAA
- a CDS encoding DUF3817 domain-containing protein has protein sequence MIKAFQIISILEGISLLLILFVTMPLKYIFEMGMPNQIIGMAHGVLFLVYVVMAIVFKTELNWNFKTLLIVLACSIIPFGTFWMDKKYLAGKA, from the coding sequence ATGATTAAAGCTTTTCAGATTATAAGCATACTTGAAGGAATATCGCTATTGCTTATTTTATTTGTAACCATGCCTCTTAAGTATATTTTTGAAATGGGTATGCCTAATCAAATTATAGGAATGGCTCACGGTGTTTTATTTTTAGTTTACGTGGTTATGGCTATAGTATTTAAAACCGAATTAAACTGGAATTTTAAAACATTACTAATAGTTTTGGCGTGTTCAATTATCCCATTTGGGACTTTCTGGATGGATAAAAAATACCTGGCAGGCAAGGCATAA
- a CDS encoding PUR family DNA/RNA-binding protein yields MSNNEMKGNDEIFSKVLRAGRRTYFFDVRSTRAGDYYLTITESKKFTNDDGSFHYKKHKIYLYKEDFEGFSEILNEMTGYILNEKGEEVISERHQSDYTKDEDLEILVEAQSAKAFTDVSFDDI; encoded by the coding sequence ATGAGCAATAATGAAATGAAGGGGAATGATGAGATATTCTCGAAAGTATTAAGAGCAGGAAGACGCACGTACTTTTTTGACGTGCGATCTACACGTGCAGGAGATTATTACCTGACCATTACCGAAAGTAAAAAGTTTACAAATGACGATGGCTCTTTTCACTACAAAAAACACAAAATCTATTTATATAAAGAAGATTTTGAAGGGTTTTCAGAAATTTTAAATGAGATGACCGGTTACATTCTTAATGAAAAAGGAGAAGAAGTAATAAGTGAGCGTCACCAAAGCGATTACACTAAAGATGAAGATTTAGAAATTCTTGTAGAAGCACAGTCAGCCAAAGCTTTTACAGATGTAAGTTTTGATGATATTTAA
- a CDS encoding SDR family oxidoreductase, whose product MDKFKDKVALITGGTKGIGRGVAEALLELGMNVAITSRTLSSAEEVAADLNEKFKGKGRALGLKADVRNFESQVQAVNNLIAEFGKLDVLVANAGLGHFGNIKDLTVEEWQETIDTNLTGVFYSVKASLAHLKQAKGYIFTISSLAGTNFFAGGTAYNASKFGLTGFTQAMMLDLRDDDIKVSTIMPGSVATHFNDHEPSEKDSWKIQSEDIGELVVDLIKMNPRTLPSKIEVRPSKPPKS is encoded by the coding sequence ATGGATAAATTTAAAGACAAAGTAGCTCTAATTACAGGAGGTACAAAAGGAATAGGTAGAGGAGTTGCTGAAGCACTTCTTGAACTGGGAATGAATGTAGCGATTACGAGTAGAACACTTAGTAGTGCTGAAGAAGTTGCCGCAGATTTAAATGAAAAGTTTAAAGGTAAAGGCAGAGCATTAGGATTGAAAGCCGATGTACGAAATTTTGAAAGTCAGGTGCAGGCCGTAAACAATTTAATTGCAGAATTTGGTAAGCTAGATGTTCTGGTTGCTAACGCCGGTTTAGGTCATTTTGGTAATATTAAAGACTTAACTGTTGAGGAGTGGCAAGAGACTATAGATACTAATTTGACAGGTGTTTTCTATAGTGTTAAAGCTTCGTTAGCACATTTAAAACAAGCTAAAGGGTATATATTTACCATATCAAGCCTTGCAGGAACTAATTTCTTTGCAGGTGGTACTGCTTATAACGCCAGCAAATTTGGTTTAACCGGTTTTACACAGGCGATGATGTTAGATCTTAGGGACGATGATATAAAAGTCTCTACGATTATGCCGGGTTCGGTAGCCACTCATTTTAATGATCACGAGCCTTCTGAAAAAGATAGCTGGAAAATTCAGAGTGAAGATATAGGGGAGCTTGTAGTTGATTTGATAAAGATGAATCCGCGTACATTGCCAAGTAAAATTGAAGTACGACCATCTAAGCCACCTAAAAGTTAG
- a CDS encoding M15 family metallopeptidase translates to MKFYFLCVSLFIFSFTKAQETKTQLILLDTLKDGFTYDIRYASSNNFLKEAFYDCAACYLRPEVAKALKAANHYFCEKGYRIVLFDCYRPVSAQKKMWAAFPNAQYVANPYKSGSVHNRGAAVDISLEKLDGTPVNMGTDHDFFGREAHIDNTNLPKKVLENRRILQDGMTLFGFETIRTEWWHFNYKKNYSYKIIDFNFTCD, encoded by the coding sequence ATGAAATTCTACTTCCTCTGCGTTAGCTTATTTATTTTCAGCTTTACAAAAGCACAAGAGACTAAAACCCAACTAATTCTTTTAGATACGCTAAAAGACGGTTTCACTTATGATATACGCTACGCTAGTAGTAATAATTTTTTAAAAGAAGCTTTCTATGACTGTGCAGCCTGTTATTTACGTCCCGAGGTTGCAAAAGCTTTAAAAGCTGCTAATCATTACTTTTGTGAGAAGGGTTATCGTATTGTACTCTTTGATTGCTACAGACCCGTAAGTGCTCAGAAAAAAATGTGGGCTGCTTTTCCCAATGCGCAGTATGTTGCTAATCCCTACAAAAGTGGTTCTGTACATAATAGAGGTGCCGCAGTAGATATAAGTCTTGAAAAATTAGATGGTACGCCGGTAAATATGGGAACAGATCACGATTTTTTTGGAAGAGAAGCTCATATAGATAATACAAATTTGCCAAAAAAAGTTCTTGAGAACAGACGGATTCTACAAGATGGGATGACGCTTTTTGGCTTTGAAACCATACGTACAGAATGGTGGCATTTTAATTACAAGAAAAATTATTCTTATAAAATAATCGATTTCAATTTTACCTGTGATTAA
- a CDS encoding ABC transporter ATP-binding protein: protein MKELQHLNKYFNKYKWKLILGFFIVVIARIFAILTPKFSGDMVKYVENYMTNGGQISELKHQLMMTLLMLLGAALLSAFFTFLMRQMFIVVSRYMEADLKNEVYNQYQNLSLNFYKKNRTGDLMNRISEDVSKVRMYLGPAIMYGVTTVILFATVIPYMYYTAPTLTLYVIIPLPILSVAIYQLSKLIHARSTVVQQYLSHLSTFTQESFSGIGVIKAYGLESQTFENFTELSETSKQKNLDLVKVQAFFFPLMIALIGASNLLVLYIGGKQYIDGTIPDLGVIVEFLIYVNMLTWPVASVGWITSLVQQAEASQKRINEFLKEQPEIVNNTKEHTPVTGRITFDNVTFTYDDTNITALKNVSFEVEEGETLAIIGKTGSGKSTILELIARLYDTNGGVILIDQKPIESFNLKDLRTSIGYVPQEAFLFSDSIKENIKFGNSKATDAEVVEAAKNAVVDKNIVEFSKGYDTILGERGITLSGGQKQRVSIARAIIKDPQILLFDDSLSAVDTETEEEILANLKRISSQKTTILVSHRISSAKNADKIIILEEGEIIQRGTHNDLVKQPGYYQELYRKQLDEKEME, encoded by the coding sequence ATGAAAGAACTGCAACACCTTAATAAATATTTTAATAAATATAAATGGAAGCTCATATTAGGCTTTTTCATTGTTGTTATAGCCCGCATTTTTGCCATACTTACGCCTAAATTTTCTGGCGATATGGTAAAATATGTCGAAAATTATATGACTAACGGAGGCCAAATCAGCGAATTAAAACATCAATTAATGATGACTTTGCTGATGTTGCTTGGAGCTGCATTACTTTCTGCATTTTTTACTTTTTTAATGCGACAGATGTTTATTGTGGTTTCCAGATACATGGAAGCCGATTTAAAAAATGAGGTGTATAACCAATACCAGAATTTATCTTTAAATTTTTATAAGAAAAACCGAACCGGGGATCTTATGAACCGTATAAGTGAGGATGTGAGCAAAGTACGTATGTATTTAGGCCCCGCGATTATGTACGGTGTTACCACCGTAATTTTATTTGCGACGGTAATCCCCTATATGTACTATACCGCTCCTACCCTAACGCTTTATGTAATTATACCGTTACCTATATTATCTGTGGCAATTTATCAATTGAGTAAATTAATTCACGCACGCAGTACTGTGGTTCAGCAATATTTATCCCATTTGAGCACGTTTACTCAGGAATCTTTTAGTGGAATAGGTGTAATTAAAGCCTACGGACTCGAATCTCAAACTTTTGAAAATTTTACAGAGTTATCTGAAACCAGCAAACAGAAAAACCTGGATCTCGTAAAAGTACAGGCGTTTTTCTTCCCGCTAATGATTGCCCTTATCGGCGCAAGTAATTTACTGGTGCTTTATATAGGTGGCAAACAATATATAGACGGAACAATACCTGATCTGGGCGTAATTGTAGAGTTTTTAATCTACGTAAATATGCTAACCTGGCCTGTGGCATCTGTAGGGTGGATCACTTCTCTGGTGCAACAAGCGGAAGCTTCTCAAAAACGAATTAACGAGTTTTTAAAAGAGCAACCTGAAATTGTAAATAATACAAAAGAACATACCCCCGTTACCGGAAGAATTACATTTGATAATGTAACGTTCACTTATGATGATACTAATATTACGGCTTTAAAAAATGTATCTTTTGAAGTAGAAGAAGGTGAAACACTTGCAATAATAGGTAAAACAGGCTCTGGTAAATCTACCATTCTTGAGCTTATAGCCCGCTTATACGATACTAATGGCGGTGTAATTCTAATAGATCAAAAACCTATAGAATCATTTAATCTAAAAGACCTGCGCACCAGTATAGGCTATGTGCCGCAGGAAGCCTTTTTATTTAGTGATAGTATCAAAGAAAATATAAAATTTGGTAACAGTAAAGCGACCGATGCCGAGGTAGTTGAAGCCGCAAAAAATGCCGTGGTAGATAAAAACATTGTCGAATTTTCTAAAGGCTATGATACTATTTTAGGCGAACGTGGAATTACCTTAAGTGGTGGTCAAAAACAACGTGTATCTATTGCCCGAGCGATTATAAAAGATCCACAGATATTGCTATTTGATGATAGTTTATCTGCTGTAGATACAGAAACCGAAGAAGAAATTTTAGCAAACCTAAAACGCATCTCTTCTCAAAAGACCACTATTTTAGTAAGCCACAGAATCTCTTCTGCAAAAAATGCAGACAAAATAATTATTCTTGAAGAAGGTGAAATTATACAGCGAGGGACTCATAATGACCTTGTAAAACAACCGGGATATTATCAAGAACTTTACCGAAAACAACTTGACGAAAAAGAAATGGAATAA
- a CDS encoding ferritin-like domain-containing protein, which yields MNIIKFLDEFTTDQLQAPMSSRRAIFGQLGSISKKAAMLAVPFGLATVGNKSYAQATGDVTGVLNLALTLEYLEDEFYAKALDSGVLSGNAKAEAIYMQISKHESQHVDFLRGAIEAQGATPVTKPTFDFTVGGAFDPFNDNNSGNATAYAQLLALAQAFEDTGVRAYKGQAANLIGNPGVLTAALQIHSVEARHASEIRRLRGLNGWITGNQRGAGMPEATQAVYNGEDNLNQGGVNVMTDIGPDPKNNNDTRPFSMASATEAYDEILTGDDAVAIASLFIVQ from the coding sequence ATGAATATTATAAAATTTTTAGACGAATTTACAACTGATCAACTTCAAGCTCCAATGTCATCAAGACGTGCAATTTTTGGTCAATTAGGAAGTATAAGTAAGAAAGCTGCAATGTTAGCTGTACCTTTTGGTTTAGCTACCGTAGGAAATAAATCATATGCTCAGGCTACTGGTGATGTTACCGGAGTTTTAAACTTGGCTTTAACCCTAGAATATTTAGAAGATGAATTCTATGCAAAAGCTTTAGATTCTGGAGTTTTATCTGGAAATGCAAAAGCTGAAGCTATATATATGCAAATTTCTAAGCATGAGTCTCAGCATGTAGACTTTTTAAGAGGAGCAATAGAGGCTCAGGGTGCAACACCAGTAACTAAACCAACTTTTGATTTTACTGTAGGTGGTGCATTTGATCCATTTAATGATAATAATTCTGGTAATGCTACAGCATATGCTCAATTATTAGCCTTAGCTCAAGCCTTTGAAGATACAGGAGTACGTGCTTATAAAGGGCAGGCTGCTAACTTAATAGGCAATCCTGGTGTTTTAACGGCAGCATTACAGATTCATTCTGTTGAGGCAAGACATGCTTCTGAAATTCGCAGATTACGCGGTCTAAATGGTTGGATCACCGGAAATCAAAGAGGTGCAGGTATGCCAGAAGCTACTCAGGCAGTATATAACGGTGAAGATAATCTTAATCAGGGAGGTGTAAATGTTATGACAGATATAGGTCCTGATCCTAAAAATAACAACGATACCCGCCCATTTTCAATGGCATCTGCTACAGAAGCTTATGATGAGATTCTAACTGGTGATGATGCTGTTGCAATTGCAAGCTTATTTATCGTACAATAA
- a CDS encoding YqaA family protein has protein sequence MTSEHKKEKKSRLQLLHQYYKYTGFYSFVGSSLKKALTPLLVFVIALVCIHYFVIDINDLLIKMTDTFPPFWVLFVFFVSESILGLIPPEIFIAWSDKMPDPILYLSLIAILSYAGGIISYFTGRASTRIHAVHEYLEVKMAKHLKNARKWGGFLIVVGAILPVPFAVSSLAAGMIKYPFVNYLLFGLLRFVRFAIYGAAIFNLVS, from the coding sequence ATGACTTCAGAACATAAAAAAGAGAAAAAGTCCAGACTTCAATTGTTACACCAGTATTACAAGTATACGGGGTTCTATTCATTTGTGGGCAGTAGTCTCAAAAAAGCCCTTACCCCCCTTTTAGTATTTGTAATAGCACTCGTATGTATTCATTATTTTGTAATTGATATAAATGATTTATTAATTAAAATGACAGACACCTTCCCTCCTTTTTGGGTGCTGTTTGTTTTCTTTGTTTCGGAAAGTATATTGGGACTTATACCACCTGAAATTTTTATTGCGTGGAGTGATAAAATGCCAGATCCTATTTTGTACCTGTCACTTATAGCAATTTTATCTTACGCCGGCGGAATTATTAGTTATTTCACAGGGCGCGCATCTACACGTATTCATGCAGTACATGAATATCTGGAGGTAAAAATGGCTAAACACTTAAAAAATGCCCGTAAATGGGGTGGTTTCCTAATTGTTGTGGGTGCAATTTTACCGGTTCCTTTTGCAGTAAGTAGTTTGGCAGCAGGAATGATTAAATATCCATTTGTAAACTACCTCCTTTTTGGTTTATTACGCTTTGTGCGTTTTGCAATTTATGGTGCAGCAATTTTTAATTTAGTTTCATGA
- a CDS encoding DUF1573 domain-containing protein, translating to MKKVFLAAGLIAALAFTGCKDNASEKVKGENVEMAANRDANATAFPKMEFEESEYDFGNIERGTGVEHVFKFKNTGDAPLVIVDATSTCGCTVPSFPEEPIAPGETGELLVKYNGSGMNAVTKIVTVKSNTQKGTETVKITAFVKSEQGPTNNG from the coding sequence ATGAAAAAAGTATTTCTGGCAGCTGGTTTAATAGCTGCATTAGCATTTACAGGTTGTAAAGACAACGCATCTGAAAAAGTTAAAGGCGAAAACGTAGAAATGGCAGCTAATCGTGATGCTAATGCTACTGCATTTCCTAAAATGGAATTTGAAGAGAGTGAGTATGATTTTGGTAATATAGAACGTGGTACGGGTGTAGAACATGTTTTTAAATTTAAAAACACAGGTGATGCACCTTTGGTAATAGTTGACGCTACAAGTACTTGTGGGTGTACTGTTCCTAGTTTTCCTGAAGAGCCTATCGCTCCCGGTGAAACAGGAGAACTTCTAGTTAAGTATAATGGAAGTGGTATGAACGCAGTAACTAAAATTGTAACTGTAAAATCTAATACTCAAAAAGGAACTGAAACTGTAAAAATTACCGCATTTGTTAAGTCTGAACAAGGACCTACAAACAACGGATAA
- the yajC gene encoding preprotein translocase subunit YajC encodes MEQITSFLPILLMIAVVYLFMIRPQMKRQKDEKKFGEALKRGDRVITKSGLHGKILELNESTVVLESGAGKMIFERSALSLELTKKLNEPAKPAVVKKK; translated from the coding sequence ATGGAACAAATAACAAGTTTTTTACCTATACTCCTTATGATTGCCGTCGTGTATCTTTTTATGATACGCCCGCAAATGAAACGTCAAAAAGATGAAAAGAAATTTGGCGAAGCATTAAAAAGGGGAGACCGGGTAATTACAAAAAGTGGTCTTCACGGAAAGATATTAGAACTTAATGAAAGTACAGTAGTACTGGAGAGCGGAGCCGGCAAAATGATTTTTGAACGTTCTGCACTCTCATTAGAATTAACTAAAAAACTTAATGAGCCTGCTAAACCTGCGGTTGTTAAGAAAAAGTAA
- a CDS encoding ferritin-like domain-containing protein — MKKSIEVKTQTVGRNRRNFLKVSGLAVVGSGLLLASCSDDDDNGNMMGGTFDLGTGDVGVLNYAYALEQLEAAFYTNVVNGSFYASANEDEKAILLALYNHEVNHREWFKAAIDANVPDPNARLTANLEFDFSTVDFSDRDSVLGTAKVLEDTGVSAYNGAGQYIQTAAYLTLAGKIVSVEARHAAAIRSLISGSADYTAFAGDDIIDSNGLDLAKSPAEVITAAGGFFVTPFTYKNPQA; from the coding sequence ATGAAAAAATCGATTGAGGTAAAAACTCAAACTGTAGGTAGAAACCGCAGAAACTTTTTAAAAGTGAGCGGCCTAGCTGTTGTAGGTTCTGGACTATTACTCGCATCTTGTAGTGATGATGATGATAATGGCAATATGATGGGAGGTACTTTTGACTTAGGTACAGGAGATGTTGGTGTATTAAATTATGCTTACGCATTAGAACAATTAGAAGCAGCATTTTATACTAATGTTGTAAATGGCTCATTCTATGCAAGTGCAAATGAAGATGAAAAAGCAATTCTATTAGCTTTATATAATCATGAGGTTAATCATAGAGAGTGGTTTAAAGCTGCAATTGATGCAAATGTGCCAGATCCAAATGCTCGATTAACTGCAAATTTAGAATTTGATTTTAGTACAGTAGATTTTTCAGATAGAGATTCTGTTCTTGGTACTGCAAAAGTTTTAGAAGATACGGGCGTTAGCGCATATAATGGCGCAGGGCAATATATACAAACTGCCGCCTATCTAACCCTTGCAGGAAAAATCGTATCTGTAGAAGCGCGTCATGCTGCAGCAATACGGTCATTAATTAGTGGATCTGCAGATTATACTGCTTTTGCTGGAGATGACATCATAGATTCAAACGGTCTTGACTTAGCTAAAAGTCCTGCTGAAGTTATCACAGCAGCCGGAGGATTTTTCGTGACACCATTTACATATAAAAATCCACAAGCCTAA